One Spirochaeta africana DSM 8902 genomic window carries:
- the spoVG gene encoding septation regulator SpoVG has product MEITDIRIRNVSSGGKLKAYVTVTFDDSFVVHNLKIIEGKTGVFIAMPSRKTKSGEFKDVAHPIHADFRASLQDQILKAYEEHLENGGDEESHPDDSLE; this is encoded by the coding sequence ATGGAAATTACCGACATCAGAATCCGTAATGTGTCGTCCGGCGGGAAACTGAAAGCATATGTAACGGTAACATTTGACGATAGTTTTGTGGTTCACAACCTGAAGATTATCGAAGGGAAAACCGGGGTATTCATTGCGATGCCAAGTCGCAAGACCAAATCCGGTGAATTCAAGGATGTCGCTCATCCGATTCATGCTGATTTTCGGGCTTCACTGCAGGATCAGATCCTGAAGGCCTACGAGGAGCACCTTGAGAACGGGGGAGATGAAGAATCGCATCCCGATGACTCTCTGGAATAG
- a CDS encoding 50S ribosomal protein L25 — protein MEHVIVAEKRTEVGKGPNNRLRAAGRIPAVVYGHDDAFSVSMDERDFMREFKVVSESTILNLKVGKEKRDVLIKDYQEDVITGRVLHVDFYEVEAGKKLRTHVALHLVGTPNEVREGGILENPLHEVEIECLPKDLVEAIDIPIENLTSAHALHVGDITPPTGIRIVTNSDAVVAAVVHQRAEAAGEEDEAEEGATETPAE, from the coding sequence ATGGAACATGTAATTGTCGCTGAAAAGCGTACCGAGGTTGGAAAAGGACCTAATAATCGACTGCGTGCTGCCGGGCGTATCCCCGCGGTAGTGTATGGACACGATGACGCTTTCAGCGTCAGCATGGATGAGCGTGATTTTATGCGCGAGTTCAAGGTAGTATCCGAGAGTACCATTCTGAATCTCAAGGTCGGCAAAGAGAAGCGCGATGTGCTTATCAAGGACTATCAGGAAGATGTCATCACCGGACGCGTTCTGCATGTTGATTTCTACGAGGTTGAGGCTGGCAAGAAACTGCGAACCCATGTAGCCCTGCATCTGGTAGGAACCCCGAACGAGGTTCGTGAGGGTGGTATCCTGGAAAACCCGCTGCATGAGGTCGAGATCGAGTGTCTGCCAAAGGATCTGGTTGAGGCCATCGATATTCCGATCGAAAACCTGACCAGTGCTCACGCATTGCATGTCGGTGATATCACACCGCCGACTGGCATCAGGATTGTGACTAACAGCGACGCAGTTGTTGCTGCGGTTGTGCATCAGCGTGCCGAAGCAGCCGGTGAGGAAGACGAGGCAGAAGAGGGCGCCACCGAAACTCCTGCCGAGTAG
- the rpmA gene encoding 50S ribosomal protein L27, protein MAHKKGGGSSKNGRDSESKRLGVKRFGGQLVKAGEILVRQRGTRFHPGANVGCGTDHTLFAKEAGTVVFGVRRGKKTVSIEAQA, encoded by the coding sequence ATGGCACATAAAAAAGGTGGAGGAAGCTCCAAGAACGGTCGCGATTCAGAAAGTAAACGCCTCGGCGTGAAACGCTTCGGCGGTCAGCTGGTCAAGGCTGGCGAGATTCTGGTTCGACAGCGCGGCACCCGATTCCATCCCGGCGCGAATGTTGGCTGTGGTACCGACCACACCCTGTTCGCCAAAGAAGCCGGTACTGTTGTGTTCGGTGTTCGGCGCGGCAAGAAAACCGTTTCGATCGAGGCTCAGGCGTAG
- the nadD gene encoding nicotinate-nucleotide adenylyltransferase — MRESTAVFGGSFDPLHNGHLAIAREAVSRGYCRRVIWIPAARNPHKHSGPQAADELRLQMLRRAVEDLPWSSVSDIEIRRGGRSYTLETIKQLVSEHDLAEPWFLLGEDAMAGLPDWHGYSELVKRCSFLVCTRSGDSDAESERLLLEQRLQADGVRLRRIEIDPIDVSSTEIRMRARRGQDIYQLVPAVVADCIVHEALYTGIPEVYPDICARAEQEMSQQRFAHSLRVETTAMHLAERHRVPIWPVRLAAIAHDLVREWSPQRLLSYARQFGLAVSDQQLATPVLLHGLCAADLLHREYGILHESVLRAVAHHTLGQRGMDDIGKVLFVADYAEPGRRLPDPRLRQALQNADLSESCAMVLEDQRSRFGELSPDTRLFYEWLKGR; from the coding sequence ATGCGTGAGTCAACAGCGGTGTTCGGCGGCAGCTTTGACCCGCTACACAATGGCCACCTGGCGATTGCCCGGGAGGCGGTTTCCCGTGGATACTGTCGCCGGGTTATCTGGATCCCAGCCGCCCGTAATCCGCATAAACATTCGGGGCCGCAGGCCGCCGATGAGCTGCGGTTGCAGATGCTGCGCCGCGCCGTTGAGGATCTGCCCTGGAGCAGTGTTTCGGATATTGAGATACGCCGTGGCGGCAGATCCTACACCCTGGAAACAATCAAGCAGCTTGTAAGTGAGCATGACCTTGCGGAGCCCTGGTTTTTGCTGGGGGAAGATGCCATGGCCGGACTGCCTGACTGGCACGGGTATTCCGAGCTTGTCAAGCGATGCAGCTTTCTGGTTTGTACGCGTAGCGGTGATAGCGATGCGGAGTCGGAGCGCCTGCTGCTGGAACAGCGATTGCAGGCAGACGGGGTGCGGCTGCGTCGTATCGAGATCGATCCGATCGATGTATCCTCTACCGAAATCCGCATGCGAGCCCGCCGTGGACAGGATATCTACCAGCTGGTTCCGGCGGTGGTGGCGGACTGTATCGTGCACGAAGCACTGTATACCGGGATACCCGAGGTCTACCCGGATATTTGCGCTCGGGCTGAGCAGGAAATGAGCCAGCAGCGTTTTGCGCACAGTCTGCGGGTCGAAACAACCGCGATGCACCTTGCCGAGAGACACCGCGTACCGATCTGGCCGGTCCGGCTGGCAGCGATTGCCCATGATCTGGTTCGGGAGTGGTCACCGCAACGACTTTTATCCTATGCCAGGCAGTTCGGGCTGGCGGTCAGCGATCAGCAGCTGGCCACCCCGGTATTGCTGCACGGGCTATGTGCGGCTGATCTGCTGCATCGTGAGTATGGCATTTTGCATGAGTCGGTGCTGCGGGCGGTTGCCCACCATACCCTCGGACAGCGGGGGATGGATGATATCGGCAAGGTGCTGTTTGTGGCTGATTATGCCGAACCCGGACGCCGGCTGCCGGATCCGCGGCTGCGACAGGCTTTACAAAACGCTGATTTATCTGAATCATGTGCCATGGTTCTGGAGGATCAGCGCTCACGATTTGGCGAGCTGTCACCTGACACCCGGCTGTTTTATGAATGGCTGAAAGGGAGATAA
- the pth gene encoding aminoacyl-tRNA hydrolase codes for MRIVIGLGNPGVKYEQTRHNVGFLTLDTICTLIKGRWKKAFLRPFLFCEDRRRGLVLVKPCTYMNRSGVVLPYVLKRWKVNPTEILTIVDNLDLAPGRLRLKNGGSSAGHNGIKSLLAWLPGGNFSRLYIGIGHPRQQEPQRSVVEHVLGVPSDAESRLLQPAIVAAAETALLWAESGTAAAGDHLVAYHANAPATD; via the coding sequence ATGCGGATTGTAATCGGCCTCGGCAACCCCGGGGTTAAATACGAGCAGACCCGGCATAATGTCGGGTTTCTGACGCTCGACACTATCTGTACACTGATCAAAGGTCGCTGGAAAAAAGCTTTTCTGCGGCCTTTTTTATTTTGCGAGGATCGCCGCCGGGGTCTGGTTCTGGTGAAACCATGCACCTACATGAATCGCAGCGGGGTGGTACTGCCGTATGTGCTGAAGCGTTGGAAAGTCAATCCGACGGAGATCCTGACTATTGTCGATAACCTCGACCTGGCCCCCGGTCGGCTGCGACTCAAGAATGGGGGTTCCAGCGCCGGACATAACGGTATAAAAAGCCTGCTGGCATGGCTTCCCGGCGGGAACTTTTCCCGGTTGTATATCGGTATCGGCCATCCTCGACAGCAGGAACCGCAGCGCAGTGTGGTCGAGCATGTGCTCGGGGTTCCCTCCGATGCAGAGAGCCGTCTGCTCCAGCCGGCTATTGTGGCGGCAGCCGAAACAGCATTGCTGTGGGCCGAGTCCGGTACTGCAGCTGCAGGTGATCACCTGGTGGCGTACCATGCAAACGCTCCTGCAACAGATTGA
- the ftsH gene encoding ATP-dependent zinc metalloprotease FtsH, with protein MSADLHTVRRRRIFWGIVTGLAIFTLYGLLAGGRAGSQELTYSQVRRAVEAGWIDAIEIIGEQELRGTIQRPGGPAVSFHSRIPYLDDGLMNLLLAAEVEVVGRPEPLRIGAVLLSFLPWVIAVAVLYFLMMRMNSSGGGMSAFGKSRVKRFSAEHAVTVDFAGVAGQHEAKQDLQEVVEFLRHPQRFSQIGARIPKGVLLTGMPGTGKTLLAKAVAGEAGVAFFHISGSDFVEMFVGVGASRVRDLFETGRRHAPCIIFIDELDAVGRSRGAGYGGGHDEREQTLNQMLVEMDGFSTQDGVIIIAATNRPDVLDPALLRPGRFDRQIVVDMPDARERLEILKIHIRGIPVAPEVDLDLLSRGTTGSSGADLANLVNEAALHAARHNRLVVTAADFEEARDKVLMGTARRTRMVSPSERESTAYHEAGHALLHLLLPHADPLHKVTIVPRGRALGVAMSLPEEDVYTYGAPWLRDRIKITYGGMLAEQIVYGQTTTGVQNDLQQATELARKMVTRWGMSGLGPVAFGQDETPIFLGREIAAHQDYSEATAAAIDEEMRKILRECYQEARKLMEDHVDMLHTMVQALMEQETLHESEVRELLQIPPRTQDESR; from the coding sequence ATGAGTGCTGATCTGCATACCGTGCGCAGACGACGCATTTTCTGGGGGATAGTTACCGGACTGGCAATCTTTACCCTGTACGGGCTGCTGGCAGGGGGGCGTGCCGGTTCCCAGGAGCTTACCTACAGCCAGGTCAGGCGTGCGGTCGAGGCTGGCTGGATCGATGCCATCGAGATTATCGGGGAGCAGGAACTACGGGGAACAATTCAACGTCCGGGAGGTCCGGCAGTCTCCTTTCATTCCCGGATTCCCTATCTTGATGACGGTCTGATGAACCTGCTGCTGGCGGCAGAGGTTGAGGTAGTCGGGCGTCCTGAGCCTCTACGGATAGGTGCGGTGCTGCTCAGTTTCCTGCCATGGGTTATCGCGGTTGCCGTACTGTATTTCCTGATGATGCGTATGAACAGCAGCGGCGGGGGGATGTCAGCATTTGGCAAGAGCCGGGTCAAGCGTTTCTCTGCCGAGCATGCAGTTACGGTCGATTTTGCCGGGGTAGCCGGGCAACATGAGGCCAAGCAGGATCTGCAGGAGGTTGTCGAGTTTCTGCGGCACCCGCAGCGTTTCAGCCAGATTGGTGCCCGTATACCCAAAGGGGTGCTGCTGACCGGAATGCCAGGGACCGGCAAAACCCTCCTGGCCAAGGCGGTTGCCGGTGAGGCCGGGGTAGCTTTCTTTCACATTTCCGGATCGGATTTCGTAGAGATGTTTGTCGGGGTTGGCGCGAGTCGGGTGCGCGACCTTTTCGAAACCGGGCGGCGACATGCACCGTGCATCATTTTTATTGATGAGCTCGATGCGGTAGGCCGCAGCCGTGGAGCGGGGTATGGCGGTGGTCATGATGAACGGGAGCAAACCCTGAACCAGATGCTGGTGGAGATGGACGGGTTCTCAACCCAGGACGGGGTGATAATTATCGCGGCAACCAACCGGCCGGATGTGCTTGATCCGGCGCTGCTGCGTCCGGGGCGGTTCGACCGGCAGATTGTGGTGGACATGCCCGACGCCCGCGAACGTCTGGAGATTCTCAAGATCCATATCCGCGGTATACCGGTGGCGCCCGAGGTCGACCTTGATTTGCTGTCGCGGGGCACAACCGGTTCCAGCGGAGCCGACCTGGCAAATCTGGTAAACGAGGCGGCACTGCATGCAGCCCGTCATAACCGGTTGGTGGTTACTGCAGCAGATTTCGAGGAAGCCCGCGACAAGGTTTTGATGGGGACAGCGCGGCGAACCCGGATGGTGTCGCCATCGGAACGGGAATCGACCGCCTATCACGAGGCTGGACATGCGCTACTGCATCTGCTGCTGCCTCACGCCGATCCGCTGCACAAGGTTACCATTGTACCGCGCGGTCGTGCGTTGGGCGTGGCGATGTCTTTGCCGGAAGAGGATGTGTATACCTATGGTGCCCCCTGGTTGCGGGATCGTATCAAGATCACCTATGGCGGCATGCTTGCCGAGCAGATTGTGTATGGACAGACCACGACCGGTGTACAGAACGATCTGCAGCAGGCAACCGAGCTTGCCCGCAAGATGGTCACTCGCTGGGGGATGAGCGGGTTGGGCCCGGTTGCCTTTGGCCAGGATGAGACCCCGATCTTTCTGGGACGCGAGATAGCCGCTCATCAGGACTACAGTGAGGCTACCGCAGCTGCAATTGATGAAGAGATGCGTAAAATCCTCCGAGAATGTTACCAGGAGGCCCGCAAGCTTATGGAAGATCATGTAGATATGCTGCATACCATGGTGCAGGCACTGATGGAACAGGAAACCCTGCACGAAAGCGAGGTTCGTGAGCTGCTGCAGATTCCGCCGCGCACCCAGGA
- a CDS encoding LCP family protein yields the protein MQRTGSSTVIVAILIAIIVIVLGTVTIFLVQQTRVDPVSARIRDGEPLALLTVLHDEGRLVSTQVVFAHPNSRRIGMLDIPDDMGAIISRLNRVDRIGSLFELEGIGPYRSKISEQIGVDIDYHLKIDLDQLSELVDILGGLTVFIPDPVRDTESSILLPGGNVRLDGPKLVDYLIYERELLTPQELMARNQEIAAQLLFSMGRERRIFEQQPGAVLRRMQTDLDRREMASIIGMLYDADTDNMIQQRVLGTMRTVDIQGETRQLLFPHFEGDLLKDTVRQVVQTLSQGDPVARGEVVRIELLNGTRRSGLAARTQELFEGYGFQVISVGNADTSDYAQTLVYDRQGSMEKAQSVADVIDAQLIETRPDYETDVVTDVTVILGADFDGWKVRN from the coding sequence ATGCAAAGGACTGGGTCTTCTACAGTAATAGTAGCGATTCTGATCGCGATCATCGTAATCGTACTTGGTACAGTTACCATATTTCTGGTTCAGCAAACGCGGGTTGACCCGGTGTCGGCCCGTATCCGGGACGGTGAACCGCTAGCCCTGTTGACGGTTTTGCATGATGAAGGGCGCCTGGTCTCGACCCAGGTAGTGTTTGCTCACCCCAATTCTCGCCGCATCGGGATGCTTGACATTCCGGATGATATGGGCGCTATTATTTCCCGCCTGAACAGGGTTGACCGGATCGGCAGTCTGTTCGAGTTGGAGGGGATCGGGCCCTATCGCAGCAAGATATCCGAACAGATCGGTGTGGATATCGACTATCACCTCAAGATTGATCTTGATCAGCTGAGCGAACTGGTGGATATCCTGGGCGGTCTGACAGTTTTTATTCCCGATCCGGTGCGCGATACCGAAAGCAGCATATTGCTGCCGGGCGGGAATGTGCGTCTGGATGGCCCCAAGCTGGTTGACTATTTGATCTATGAGCGCGAGCTTCTGACCCCTCAGGAGCTTATGGCGCGAAACCAGGAGATTGCCGCGCAGCTATTGTTCAGCATGGGGCGTGAACGCCGCATTTTCGAACAGCAGCCGGGAGCGGTGTTACGCCGTATGCAGACCGATCTGGATCGTCGGGAGATGGCTTCGATAATCGGGATGCTGTATGATGCCGACACCGACAACATGATCCAGCAGCGGGTCCTCGGCACGATGCGAACGGTGGATATCCAGGGTGAAACCCGCCAGCTGCTGTTCCCGCATTTCGAGGGAGACCTGTTAAAGGATACCGTGCGCCAGGTTGTACAAACCCTGTCACAGGGCGATCCCGTGGCTCGGGGAGAGGTGGTGCGAATTGAACTGCTCAATGGCACCCGGCGTTCCGGTCTGGCTGCACGTACCCAGGAGCTGTTCGAGGGCTATGGTTTTCAGGTTATTTCGGTCGGAAATGCCGATACCTCGGACTATGCACAAACCCTGGTGTATGATCGCCAGGGCTCGATGGAAAAAGCCCAGTCTGTGGCGGATGTAATCGACGCCCAGCTGATTGAGACACGACCTGATTACGAAACAGATGTAGTCACCGATGTAACAGTAATTCTCGGTGCAGATTTTGATGGATGGAAGGTGAGAAACTGA
- the obgE gene encoding GTPase ObgE, translating into MERFVDQITIDIASGSGGHGAVSFRREKYVPRGGPDGGDGGRGGDVIFRVRENLKTLTHLTMRHAYHAENGHPGSKRNRHGSDGSPAIVEVPPGTVVTNLDTGEVIGDFTEVGEERIVLRGGRGGKGNAHFATSRHQAPRFAQPGEDGERFRVRVELRIIADMGLVGLPNAGKSSLLDVLTNAHPKIGAYPFTTKIPNLGVLQVGYTDIVIADIPGIIEGAAEGHGLGLRFLRHIARTRGLVFLLDVTKPNPGEVFRMLLDELRSYAEELVELPRMVIANKVDLDPDGEYLARFREEIPADETVLALSNFSRQGLEEVIRAIRDIYATEQQAEEQQQRQDDAVPDFMQSPAVDYVPDWAQEEDDAQDA; encoded by the coding sequence GTGGAACGATTTGTAGACCAGATTACGATTGATATCGCCTCGGGGTCCGGCGGCCACGGGGCGGTTTCATTTCGGCGCGAGAAGTATGTTCCGCGCGGCGGCCCGGATGGTGGTGATGGCGGTCGCGGCGGGGATGTGATTTTCCGTGTACGCGAAAACCTGAAAACCCTTACCCACCTTACTATGCGGCACGCATACCATGCCGAAAACGGGCATCCCGGATCAAAACGGAACCGCCACGGATCCGATGGCTCTCCGGCAATCGTCGAGGTGCCGCCCGGTACAGTGGTAACCAACCTCGATACCGGCGAGGTGATCGGCGATTTTACCGAGGTCGGTGAGGAGCGGATCGTGTTGCGCGGCGGTCGCGGCGGCAAGGGGAATGCCCATTTTGCCACCTCGCGACACCAGGCCCCGCGGTTTGCACAGCCCGGCGAGGATGGTGAACGATTCCGCGTGCGGGTAGAGCTGCGAATAATAGCCGACATGGGGCTGGTCGGGCTGCCGAATGCCGGCAAGTCCAGTCTGCTTGATGTGTTGACCAATGCCCATCCCAAGATCGGAGCCTATCCCTTTACCACCAAGATCCCTAATCTGGGGGTCCTGCAGGTAGGGTATACCGATATTGTTATCGCCGATATCCCCGGGATAATCGAGGGCGCGGCCGAGGGCCACGGGTTGGGGCTGCGATTCTTGCGCCACATTGCGCGCACCCGCGGGCTGGTGTTTCTGCTGGATGTTACCAAGCCGAATCCCGGCGAGGTTTTCCGGATGCTGCTGGATGAGCTGCGCAGCTATGCCGAGGAGCTTGTCGAGCTGCCGCGGATGGTGATTGCCAACAAGGTCGATCTGGATCCTGATGGCGAGTATCTGGCGCGCTTTCGCGAGGAGATCCCCGCAGATGAGACCGTGCTGGCGCTGTCCAACTTCTCGCGTCAAGGACTCGAGGAGGTGATCCGGGCGATACGAGATATCTACGCAACCGAACAGCAGGCCGAGGAACAGCAACAGCGACAGGATGATGCGGTGCCGGATTTTATGCAGTCTCCAGCCGTGGATTATGTGCCGGACTGGGCCCAGGAGGAGGACGACGCACAGGATGCGTGA
- the rsfS gene encoding ribosome silencing factor, which translates to MKYDTQKIVTEAAEKIAEQAGKKTVALNVSAISGYTDYLIITTVQSHAQLQGLMNMLDDFLAAHDVQTRNPTKRPKDDQWAYVDCGDFVIHIMRPEARTFYELERLWHEAEVVYSQSADA; encoded by the coding sequence ATGAAGTACGATACACAAAAAATTGTTACAGAGGCTGCCGAAAAGATCGCCGAGCAGGCTGGCAAGAAGACCGTGGCACTGAATGTCAGTGCAATTTCCGGCTATACTGATTATTTGATTATTACCACGGTACAGAGTCATGCCCAGCTGCAGGGGCTGATGAATATGCTGGATGATTTTCTGGCAGCCCATGATGTGCAGACCCGCAATCCCACCAAGCGTCCCAAGGATGATCAATGGGCGTATGTCGACTGCGGCGATTTCGTAATCCACATCATGCGGCCCGAGGCGCGTACCTTTTATGAACTGGAACGCTTGTGGCACGAGGCCGAGGTGGTGTACTCACAGTCGGCAGACGCCTGA
- the rplU gene encoding 50S ribosomal protein L21 has translation MYAIVEFNGRQYKAEKGKVLEVDKLQQESGSSLTIDSVVMLRDDKKATWGTPYVKGAKVTATVEDTYKGSKITVYKYKRRKNYSRKQGSRPTFTRLRITDISA, from the coding sequence ATGTACGCAATAGTTGAATTTAACGGAAGACAGTACAAGGCTGAAAAGGGAAAGGTGCTGGAGGTGGACAAGCTTCAGCAGGAGTCCGGCAGCAGCCTGACCATCGACAGCGTTGTTATGCTGCGCGATGACAAGAAGGCAACCTGGGGAACCCCGTACGTAAAGGGCGCCAAGGTTACTGCTACGGTCGAGGATACCTACAAGGGAAGCAAGATTACGGTGTACAAGTACAAGCGCCGCAAGAATTACTCCCGCAAGCAGGGCAGCCGACCGACCTTTACCCGCCTGCGCATTACCGACATCAGCGCGTAG
- the tilS gene encoding tRNA lysidine(34) synthetase TilS, producing the protein MQTLLQQIDSWWDDQRLPRHAPVVAACSGGRDSMLLLHLLCELRNRQRIGPVSAAWYDHALREPDEIDRERQLIENSCQDLGVPLYQGRADSREIAQLCADLGMEAAARQLRYQFLEGVCQECTADLLAVAHHAGDQLETMLMRLCGGSGIEGLGGIAPVRSRGGTSEVAIIRPLLAAEQAEIAAAAADLSYHTDSTNTDIRIIRNNIRHMVVPQLQQLYPEASRSAVRLARDIRDVTGWLEDFLPLHLEQTPVYGGGFSLDLERLLQLPGVLRVGCLQRLRNQLVPESTGRVPRTLFAPVEQLGQKDGVSPGNRGTAVARHVATAAGIEIYTDQGRLFVFRRDHVHSYWSQWVPVEAGDVPSGQPHGADRQLCDQPLCDRIADDLRQRGISPPYLLRSPVSGDRLPSGTSLKRVFQRRAVPAFLRSRCIVLETRSGEISVILDPEGRLLWADRDEGES; encoded by the coding sequence ATGCAAACGCTCCTGCAACAGATTGATTCCTGGTGGGATGATCAACGGCTGCCCCGTCACGCTCCGGTGGTGGCTGCCTGCTCCGGTGGCCGTGACAGTATGCTCCTATTGCACCTGCTGTGTGAACTCCGGAACCGGCAGCGAATCGGCCCGGTCTCTGCTGCCTGGTACGATCATGCGCTGCGTGAACCCGACGAGATTGACAGGGAAAGGCAGCTCATCGAAAACAGCTGCCAGGATCTGGGCGTCCCGCTGTATCAGGGGCGCGCTGACAGTCGGGAAATAGCACAGCTGTGCGCTGATCTCGGCATGGAGGCCGCCGCCCGGCAGTTGCGCTACCAGTTTCTGGAGGGCGTCTGCCAGGAATGTACCGCTGACCTGTTGGCGGTGGCGCATCACGCCGGTGATCAGCTTGAGACCATGCTGATGCGGCTGTGCGGCGGCAGCGGGATTGAGGGCCTTGGCGGTATTGCGCCGGTACGTTCCCGGGGTGGTACCTCGGAGGTGGCGATAATCCGGCCGCTGCTTGCGGCAGAGCAGGCAGAGATTGCCGCCGCGGCTGCTGATCTGAGCTATCATACCGATTCTACCAATACCGATATCCGTATTATCCGGAACAATATTCGCCACATGGTGGTGCCACAGCTGCAGCAGCTCTACCCGGAGGCCAGTCGATCGGCTGTGCGACTGGCCCGGGATATTCGCGATGTGACGGGATGGCTGGAGGATTTTCTGCCGCTGCATCTGGAACAAACCCCTGTGTACGGGGGGGGATTCTCGCTCGATCTGGAGCGTCTGCTACAGCTGCCCGGGGTTTTACGGGTTGGCTGCCTGCAGCGGCTGCGCAACCAGCTTGTTCCGGAATCAACCGGCCGTGTTCCGCGGACCCTGTTTGCACCGGTAGAACAACTTGGCCAGAAAGACGGTGTCTCACCGGGAAACCGGGGGACAGCAGTCGCCCGGCATGTTGCCACAGCCGCCGGGATCGAGATCTATACCGACCAGGGGCGACTTTTTGTGTTTCGCAGAGATCACGTGCACAGCTACTGGTCGCAATGGGTGCCGGTCGAAGCCGGGGATGTGCCGTCAGGCCAGCCGCACGGAGCTGACCGGCAGCTGTGTGACCAACCGCTGTGTGACCGGATAGCTGATGATCTGCGGCAGCGGGGTATAAGCCCGCCATATCTTCTGCGCAGTCCGGTATCCGGCGACAGACTGCCATCAGGCACCAGCCTGAAGCGTGTGTTTCAGCGCCGCGCCGTTCCTGCCTTTCTGCGTTCACGCTGCATCGTTCTGGAAACCCGCAGCGGGGAGATATCTGTTATACTTGACCCCGAGGGTCGGCTGCTTTGGGCGGACCGGGACGAGGGGGAGTCATGA
- a CDS encoding thioredoxin family protein: MTEVRTQDELRRILQGHRFVLVYVTGDNCGVCSAIKPRIAALLARYPALYGVEVNAHHHPKPAAQLSIFTIPAVLFFYDGREQLREARYFSLTELEQRIARVLELAG; encoded by the coding sequence ATGACTGAGGTGCGTACCCAGGATGAGCTGAGGCGGATTTTACAGGGGCATCGCTTTGTCCTGGTATATGTTACGGGAGACAACTGCGGGGTCTGCAGCGCCATCAAGCCCAGAATCGCGGCACTGCTGGCACGCTATCCCGCTTTGTACGGGGTGGAGGTAAATGCTCATCACCATCCTAAGCCGGCGGCACAGCTGTCGATATTTACCATTCCTGCTGTGCTGTTTTTTTATGATGGGCGTGAGCAGTTGCGCGAGGCCCGCTATTTCTCGCTGACCGAGCTGGAGCAGCGGATTGCCAGGGTGCTTGAGCTGGCGGGGTAG
- a CDS encoding ribosomal-processing cysteine protease Prp, with amino-acid sequence MVRASIAAESDGCVRRVEIRGHAGMLQSGGDPVCAAVSVLAKAYALTLTEHPEHRVTGRIDRPGEFLLEIESIGDRGHAQAAGRVLLNGLESIQADQPDHAVIEIVNYTLGK; translated from the coding sequence ATGGTGCGGGCGAGCATTGCGGCCGAGAGCGACGGGTGTGTTCGTCGGGTAGAGATCCGCGGTCATGCCGGTATGCTGCAGTCCGGGGGTGATCCGGTCTGTGCTGCAGTGAGTGTGCTCGCAAAGGCATATGCCCTGACGCTTACCGAGCACCCGGAACACCGGGTGACTGGTCGGATCGATCGACCGGGAGAGTTTCTCCTGGAGATCGAGTCGATTGGCGATCGGGGGCATGCACAGGCTGCAGGTCGTGTGTTGTTGAACGGGCTGGAAAGCATCCAGGCCGATCAGCCCGATCATGCAGTTATCGAGATAGTAAACTATACACTGGGAAAGTGA